From the genome of Thermococcus chitonophagus, one region includes:
- a CDS encoding DUF3226 domain-containing protein, translating to MEVNILLVEGQTDRAVFETLIEKIYGFRKEKVEIEGLGKTGFNLTYVTFRKDNTVIVLINAQDKYRMKDVLRNVLSWANFHKVKLHRISLLRDIDTNLDIIGWAKSSLRQFSPTVKGTSLWINDTEIIPFGLGNVDIENPVIEKKRELELLLTLLAEKESTLSRFQRSLNQLKEDTGRRLKPKDIMHVLAIAKEYDGNSMSGLYRKLIEDILRRNPEVIEEFLKETGLREFLDKITG from the coding sequence ATGGAGGTTAACATATTATTGGTAGAGGGCCAGACAGACAGGGCCGTCTTTGAAACTCTGATAGAAAAGATCTACGGCTTCAGGAAAGAGAAAGTCGAGATTGAGGGGCTCGGAAAAACGGGGTTTAATTTAACATATGTAACATTCAGGAAAGACAATACTGTTATAGTCCTGATAAACGCTCAAGACAAATACAGAATGAAGGACGTCCTTAGAAATGTGCTCTCATGGGCCAATTTCCACAAAGTAAAACTCCATAGAATTAGCTTGTTGAGGGATATAGACACAAATCTTGATATAATAGGGTGGGCCAAGAGTTCCCTTAGACAATTTAGCCCAACTGTGAAAGGAACTTCTCTATGGATTAATGACACCGAAATTATACCTTTCGGCCTTGGTAATGTTGATATTGAGAACCCAGTCATTGAGAAAAAGAGAGAGCTTGAACTACTGCTCACACTACTTGCAGAAAAAGAGAGCACGCTATCAAGGTTCCAGCGTTCTTTAAATCAACTTAAAGAAGACACTGGAAGAAGGCTCAAGCCTAAAGATATTATGCATGTTCTTGCGATTGCAAAGGAATACGATGGGAACTCAATGTCAGGGCTCTATAGAAAACTCATTGAAGACATACTCAGAAGGAATCCTGAGGTCATAGAGGAGTTTCTTAAAGAAACTGGACTAAGAGAGTTTTTAGATAAAATAACCGGGTGA
- the wtpC gene encoding tungstate ABC transporter ATP-binding protein WtpC — translation MLKVEGVNKDWKEFKLRDVTFDVKEKEHFIILGPSGAGKTVLLEIIAGIIEPDKGKIYLNGEDITDYPPEKRGLAYIPQNYALFPNMTVYDNIAFGLKIRKTPKAEVEKKVREIAEVLGIKHLLHRKPKTLSGGEQQRVAIARALVIEPELILMDEPFANLDVQTRSKLIREMKRWRRELGFTALHVTHSFEEAVSLGDRVGVMLSGRLVQVGEVSEVFSRPKSEEVARFLGFENIIEGEAKGRFLEVGGIRIELPREAQGRVRIGVRPEDIILSLSPIRSSARNEFKGSVESIEDLGALVRVTVNVQGVRLRAFITRSSLAEMGIGEGKEVYVSFKASAVHIF, via the coding sequence ATGCTCAAGGTTGAAGGTGTCAATAAGGACTGGAAGGAGTTTAAGCTGAGAGATGTGACATTTGACGTTAAAGAGAAAGAACACTTCATAATCCTGGGCCCCAGCGGAGCCGGAAAGACCGTCCTCCTGGAGATAATAGCCGGAATAATCGAGCCCGACAAAGGTAAAATCTACCTAAACGGTGAAGATATAACCGATTATCCGCCAGAGAAGAGGGGTTTAGCCTACATCCCGCAGAACTACGCGTTATTTCCCAACATGACCGTTTACGATAACATAGCCTTCGGCCTCAAAATAAGGAAAACTCCGAAGGCCGAGGTCGAGAAGAAAGTGAGGGAGATAGCGGAAGTCCTTGGGATTAAGCACTTACTCCACAGGAAGCCTAAGACCCTCAGCGGTGGAGAGCAGCAGAGGGTGGCAATTGCCAGGGCCTTGGTTATTGAGCCCGAGCTAATCCTCATGGACGAGCCCTTCGCGAACCTTGATGTTCAGACCAGGAGTAAGCTTATCAGGGAGATGAAGAGGTGGAGGAGGGAGCTTGGGTTTACTGCTTTACACGTCACCCACTCCTTCGAGGAGGCCGTGAGCCTAGGGGACAGGGTTGGAGTTATGCTCAGCGGAAGGCTGGTTCAAGTCGGAGAAGTGAGTGAAGTCTTCTCAAGGCCCAAGAGCGAGGAGGTAGCTAGGTTCCTGGGGTTTGAGAACATAATAGAAGGAGAAGCCAAGGGAAGGTTCCTCGAAGTCGGCGGAATAAGGATAGAGCTACCCAGGGAAGCCCAGGGAAGGGTAAGGATTGGTGTAAGGCCAGAAGACATAATCCTATCCCTAAGCCCGATAAGATCCTCTGCAAGAAACGAGTTCAAAGGGAGTGTAGAGAGCATTGAGGATCTTGGGGCCCTCGTTAGGGTAACGGTTAACGTTCAGGGGGTCAGGCTTAGGGCTTTCATAACTAGGTCATCCTTAGCGGAGATGGGGATAGGAGAAGGAAAGGAAGTCTACGTGAGCTTCAAGGCTTCAGCCGTTCATATCTTCTAG
- a CDS encoding biotin transporter BioY yields the protein MKAKEVALIGLFVALTAIGAQIRISLGPVPFTMQVFFVILAGLILGARLGFVSIALYDLLGVLGLPVFAGMKGGLGIVVGPTGGYILAFPIASGIAGLGKGKLRILTAYLGLAIVYIMGWAWLSRFLGSEKALKLGVLPFILPDLGKVALALVVARRYERLKP from the coding sequence ATGAAGGCTAAAGAAGTAGCTTTAATAGGGCTGTTCGTGGCTTTGACGGCAATAGGTGCTCAAATAAGAATTTCTCTGGGTCCAGTGCCCTTCACGATGCAGGTCTTCTTCGTGATCTTGGCCGGCCTCATACTTGGAGCAAGACTCGGCTTCGTTAGCATAGCCCTCTATGACCTCCTGGGTGTCTTGGGACTTCCAGTATTCGCGGGGATGAAGGGAGGGCTTGGTATAGTTGTGGGTCCAACTGGAGGATATATACTGGCTTTCCCAATAGCATCTGGGATAGCCGGTCTAGGCAAGGGCAAACTAAGAATCCTAACGGCATATTTGGGCCTTGCAATAGTCTATATCATGGGGTGGGCCTGGCTCTCGAGGTTCCTCGGTTCTGAGAAGGCATTGAAGCTCGGTGTCCTCCCCTTCATCCTTCCGGACTTGGGAAAAGTTGCATTGGCACTTGTGGTTGCTAGAAGATATGAACGGCTGAAGCCTTGA
- a CDS encoding HTH domain-containing protein — translation MRCIKPEFKAKILRMLRGGIVSGEKIAGEIGISRVAVWKHIKTLISVGYVIRATAQGYQLIKTPDFPFPWEIGLDFLYCRKVKSTMDVVWRSKYDGAIAEEQTGGRGSRGRWISPKGGLYFSVKAPCLIDVNDVGNAIANALGKYADVENEGGKLYINGRKIGGIILEVRGSNYNLKAVLGVGINVNNPVPPEATSLMLETGERVSLREVGEVVIKSVIEHLKCTQEERASQS, via the coding sequence GTGAGGTGCATTAAACCTGAATTCAAGGCCAAAATCCTCAGGATGCTTAGAGGGGGTATCGTTTCTGGGGAGAAGATAGCTGGGGAGATAGGAATATCGAGAGTTGCAGTGTGGAAGCACATTAAGACCTTGATCTCGGTAGGATATGTAATCAGGGCCACGGCTCAGGGATACCAGCTGATTAAAACTCCCGACTTTCCATTTCCCTGGGAGATCGGTCTCGATTTCCTGTACTGCAGGAAGGTTAAATCAACTATGGACGTCGTCTGGAGGTCAAAGTATGATGGTGCAATAGCCGAGGAGCAGACCGGAGGTAGGGGGAGTAGAGGGAGGTGGATATCTCCCAAGGGAGGCCTCTACTTCTCGGTAAAGGCTCCATGCTTAATCGATGTCAACGATGTGGGGAATGCTATTGCCAATGCTCTCGGGAAGTACGCGGACGTTGAGAACGAAGGCGGAAAGCTCTACATAAACGGAAGGAAGATTGGCGGGATAATCCTCGAGGTCAGAGGAAGTAATTATAACCTAAAAGCAGTCCTAGGGGTTGGTATTAACGTGAACAATCCAGTACCTCCCGAGGCCACCAGCCTAATGCTCGAAACCGGAGAAAGGGTTAGTTTGAGAGAGGTGGGTGAGGTAGTGATTAAATCTGTCATAGAACACCTGAAATGCACTCAGGAGGAACGTGCCTCACAATCCTGA
- a CDS encoding RNA 2'-phosphotransferase: protein MAYILRHGPWDFNLNPDEEGFVELGDLVRAIRTHYPWVTEETIREIVEKDDKGRYEIRGSRIRARYGHSYPVALNHEEDKESKVLFHGTLRKNLKSIMREGIKPMKRQFVHLSVNYEDAYSTGRRHGSDVVVLMIDCECLRKKGLKIYKAGKKVRIVRHVPPECISGVL, encoded by the coding sequence ATGGCTTATATCCTAAGGCACGGCCCGTGGGACTTCAACCTTAACCCTGATGAAGAAGGCTTTGTTGAACTTGGGGATCTGGTTAGGGCAATTAGAACTCACTATCCTTGGGTTACCGAGGAAACGATAAGGGAGATCGTTGAAAAGGACGATAAAGGGAGGTATGAGATAAGGGGGAGCAGGATAAGGGCGAGGTACGGGCACAGCTATCCTGTGGCGTTGAACCATGAGGAAGACAAAGAGTCGAAAGTTCTTTTCCACGGCACCCTAAGGAAGAACCTTAAATCGATAATGAGAGAAGGAATTAAGCCAATGAAGAGGCAGTTTGTCCACTTAAGCGTTAACTATGAAGATGCGTACTCTACGGGAAGGAGGCACGGGAGTGACGTCGTTGTTTTAATGATTGACTGCGAATGCCTCAGGAAGAAGGGCCTGAAGATATACAAGGCTGGGAAAAAGGTCAGGATTGTGAGGCACGTTCCTCCTGAGTGCATTTCAGGTGTTCTATGA
- a CDS encoding CRISPR-associated endoribonuclease Cas6, producing the protein MYVKVVKNGIPFPVIGSNWELLEKERIKPEERKLYEFIMDCGLGEKNSLGFGFLNPIRR; encoded by the coding sequence GTGTACGTTAAGGTTGTGAAGAACGGAATTCCGTTTCCAGTCATAGGGAGCAACTGGGAGTTGCTCGAGAAGGAGAGGATAAAGCCAGAAGAGAGGAAGCTCTACGAGTTTATCATGGACTGTGGCCTGGGGGAGAAGAACTCCCTCGGTTTTGGGTTTTTGAATCCGATAAGGAGGTGA
- the cas10 gene encoding type III-A CRISPR-associated protein Cas10/Csm1, translated as MDIRDLIALGGLLHDIGKPVQRARLYNGDHSIQGHNFLLDLAEKTGVKEYEILALFSRFHHKKYMEEVRELNIPNDIKIALYVVYVADNISSKEREEEKGYDIRRPLKSVFNRNLGYPLYELNLETLPIPGEVDGITSEEYRKLVKALKEDLKKVELRVDKVMPILEKHLTFVSSVTTENNVISLYDHLKMTSAIALALYNAGCRPGSVEEAERCMREKNLLLVEGDFSGIQNFIYSVSGKGTLKYLRARSAYLELIGWDIVLKIIEDLDLTLANVVFNAGGHFMIIAQNTKGARNKLEDIRRKVTEWLWKKFEGRLYIGIDWEECTGEELMKDFNKVRGRLKKKVTIRKLKRFEFVNNVFTVGDRGRLEECQICGVEVPEEELKELGFEDGEVAKVCETCHALWFLGEKLIKMEKGLVLTDKITGEGIPGPFSEFLPYEGQLQGKYLLMKNTFSPPRTDMVFVPYIVADYYREKEGRVINFNELAEESVGAKRIGVIKGDVDKLGEYFANRKSISEYATASRFMDYFFKFYLKGVIRGYYSDIIGEVPSLGEWKENPNVVVVYAGGDDFLIVGSWNEIFELAFRIREAFRKYTGEGLTISIALGYFHSKTPIYRIADVMTERLEKAKEEGRDAIYVIERTGWRISYPWDIYMDFWREIGRKVYSDGRLTGKFRDKKGLLHKVLELRELYVRDPKDVRWAYLLAYHLSRHEVEEVFRKILGIDSKTLEEEKPQPIYWVDGILKVILMAVRG; from the coding sequence GTGGATATAAGGGACTTAATAGCCTTAGGAGGCCTCCTTCACGACATAGGTAAGCCCGTCCAAAGGGCCCGCCTTTATAATGGAGATCATTCAATTCAAGGCCACAACTTTCTCCTCGATCTTGCGGAGAAAACTGGAGTCAAGGAATACGAAATTCTTGCCCTCTTCTCAAGGTTCCATCATAAGAAGTATATGGAAGAAGTGAGAGAGCTTAATATCCCTAACGACATAAAGATTGCTCTATATGTTGTCTACGTAGCAGACAACATTTCCTCAAAGGAGAGGGAAGAAGAAAAAGGATATGATATTAGAAGACCCCTGAAGTCGGTCTTCAACAGAAACTTAGGTTATCCCCTTTATGAGCTCAACCTAGAGACATTGCCCATCCCGGGAGAAGTGGATGGGATAACGAGCGAAGAGTACAGGAAGCTCGTTAAAGCGCTCAAGGAAGACTTGAAAAAGGTAGAGCTAAGAGTCGACAAGGTAATGCCTATTCTGGAGAAGCACTTAACCTTCGTTAGTTCTGTCACGACGGAAAACAACGTGATATCCCTCTACGACCACCTTAAGATGACTTCAGCTATCGCGCTAGCCCTGTACAACGCTGGCTGTAGGCCAGGAAGCGTCGAAGAAGCTGAAAGGTGCATGAGGGAGAAGAACCTCCTCCTTGTAGAGGGTGACTTTTCCGGAATTCAGAACTTCATATACTCGGTGAGTGGGAAGGGGACGCTCAAGTACCTTAGGGCAAGGAGTGCCTACCTGGAGCTGATAGGCTGGGACATCGTTCTCAAGATAATAGAGGATTTAGACCTAACACTTGCCAATGTTGTCTTCAACGCCGGCGGGCACTTCATGATAATAGCTCAGAACACAAAGGGGGCAAGGAACAAGCTTGAGGATATCAGAAGAAAGGTGACGGAGTGGCTATGGAAGAAGTTTGAAGGGAGGCTGTACATAGGAATTGACTGGGAAGAATGCACGGGAGAAGAGTTAATGAAGGATTTCAACAAAGTCAGGGGGAGGCTGAAGAAAAAGGTTACGATAAGAAAACTAAAGAGGTTCGAGTTTGTAAACAATGTTTTCACGGTTGGAGACAGAGGCAGGTTAGAGGAGTGCCAAATCTGTGGCGTTGAGGTTCCAGAGGAGGAGCTAAAGGAATTAGGGTTTGAAGACGGAGAGGTAGCAAAAGTCTGTGAAACCTGTCACGCTCTCTGGTTCCTGGGAGAGAAGCTAATAAAGATGGAGAAAGGCCTCGTTCTCACAGACAAAATAACTGGGGAAGGGATTCCGGGGCCCTTCTCGGAGTTTCTACCATATGAGGGGCAACTGCAAGGGAAGTACCTCCTGATGAAGAACACTTTCAGCCCTCCCAGGACGGACATGGTTTTCGTTCCTTACATAGTCGCCGACTACTATAGGGAGAAGGAGGGGAGGGTAATAAACTTCAATGAACTCGCGGAAGAGTCAGTGGGAGCAAAGAGAATTGGAGTTATAAAGGGGGACGTTGATAAACTGGGAGAGTATTTCGCCAATAGAAAGTCAATATCAGAGTACGCTACCGCTTCAAGGTTCATGGACTACTTCTTCAAGTTCTACCTAAAGGGAGTAATTCGGGGGTACTACTCCGATATTATTGGGGAAGTTCCCTCCCTGGGAGAGTGGAAGGAGAATCCAAATGTAGTCGTCGTGTACGCCGGTGGAGATGATTTCCTCATAGTGGGGAGCTGGAACGAGATTTTTGAGCTTGCCTTCAGGATAAGGGAGGCCTTCAGGAAGTACACGGGAGAAGGCCTTACAATTTCAATAGCCCTGGGCTACTTCCACTCGAAGACACCGATATACAGGATCGCGGATGTGATGACGGAGAGGTTAGAGAAGGCTAAAGAGGAGGGAAGAGACGCCATCTACGTAATCGAGAGAACAGGATGGAGAATCTCTTATCCCTGGGATATTTACATGGACTTTTGGAGAGAGATTGGGAGGAAAGTGTACAGTGATGGCAGGTTAACCGGAAAGTTCAGGGATAAGAAAGGGCTACTCCACAAGGTACTCGAGCTCAGGGAACTCTATGTCAGGGATCCTAAGGATGTAAGATGGGCTTATCTCCTCGCATATCACCTTTCTAGGCATGAGGTCGAGGAAGTGTTTAGGAAGATTCTGGGTATAGACTCCAAAACATTAGAGGAGGAGAAGCCCCAGCCGATTTATTGGGTTGATGGGATATTGAAAGTTATTCTCATGGCCGTTAGGGGGTGA
- the csm2 gene encoding type III-A CRISPR-associated protein Csm2, with protein MDPFVVKNQLKMDKNYWSKVEPKVKEIARKAENFQDWEPGETLDYAITIASYLVSKDLRTNQIRKILEMVRNVELKVKTGRDEDIRDDVARIRLLLAYTVGKSQKNTREALEHLYMVLEPILKKMSEDNNFAVNNFGKFFDFLQAIVAYHRFLGGKEK; from the coding sequence GTGGATCCTTTTGTTGTTAAGAACCAGTTGAAGATGGACAAAAATTACTGGAGCAAGGTGGAGCCGAAGGTTAAGGAGATAGCAAGAAAGGCTGAAAACTTCCAAGACTGGGAGCCAGGAGAAACCCTCGACTATGCGATAACAATAGCCTCATATCTAGTTTCGAAAGATCTGAGAACTAACCAGATAAGGAAGATACTTGAGATGGTAAGGAACGTCGAGTTGAAAGTAAAGACCGGAAGGGATGAAGACATAAGAGACGATGTTGCAAGAATAAGGCTTCTTTTGGCGTACACGGTAGGAAAGTCGCAGAAAAATACCAGAGAGGCATTGGAGCACTTGTATATGGTTCTGGAACCAATACTGAAAAAGATGAGTGAAGACAACAATTTCGCGGTCAATAATTTTGGCAAGTTTTTCGATTTCCTCCAAGCAATAGTCGCTTATCATAGGTTTTTAGGAGGGAAGGAGAAATGA
- the csm3 gene encoding type III-A CRISPR-associated RAMP protein Csm3 encodes MNREFYGKVIIEGEIEALTGLHIGAQRDISEIGGIDNPVIKDPHTGLPYIPGSSLKGRLRSLFEIYVNSKLDELKDQYKGLKNYTKGSCREIGKENCGRFFNRELHNIWIHVCNTYEEARNCPVCRLFGASGKESNFPSRVIVRDAFLTEEWKEKWRKGEEITEAKIEVGIDRITSQANPRTTERVVAGARFNFEIIYTVEDLNEVEDDLKHLLMSMLLLEDSYLGGSGSRGYGKVKFHIKRIAFKPREFYETGDEGKIKSTKQYKSVQELLNNISDVISLIKPQGG; translated from the coding sequence ATGAACAGGGAATTTTATGGTAAGGTCATTATAGAGGGAGAGATCGAGGCTCTCACGGGTCTTCACATAGGGGCGCAGAGGGATATCTCCGAGATAGGTGGAATTGACAATCCAGTTATAAAGGATCCGCACACAGGTCTGCCATACATCCCAGGTTCCTCCCTGAAGGGGAGGCTTAGGTCCCTCTTCGAGATCTATGTCAACTCGAAACTCGATGAGCTTAAGGATCAGTACAAAGGGCTAAAGAATTACACGAAAGGTAGTTGCAGGGAAATAGGGAAAGAGAACTGTGGGAGGTTTTTCAACAGAGAACTGCATAACATCTGGATCCACGTTTGCAACACATACGAGGAAGCAAGGAACTGTCCAGTCTGTAGGCTGTTCGGGGCGAGCGGAAAGGAGAGTAACTTCCCCTCTAGGGTAATAGTTAGGGATGCCTTCCTAACGGAGGAGTGGAAGGAGAAGTGGAGGAAGGGAGAAGAGATCACCGAGGCTAAAATTGAAGTCGGAATAGACAGGATAACATCCCAGGCTAACCCCAGGACTACTGAAAGAGTTGTCGCTGGAGCAAGGTTCAACTTTGAGATTATCTACACGGTCGAAGATCTAAATGAGGTGGAAGACGATCTAAAGCATCTCCTTATGTCGATGCTTCTCCTAGAGGACAGCTACCTTGGAGGTTCCGGAAGCAGGGGGTACGGTAAGGTCAAGTTCCACATCAAGAGGATAGCGTTCAAGCCCAGGGAGTTCTACGAGACCGGCGATGAAGGGAAAATAAAATCCACTAAACAGTACAAGAGCGTCCAAGAGTTACTGAACAACATAAGCGATGTTATAAGCCTGATAAAACCCCAAGGGGGCTAG
- the csm4 gene encoding type III-A CRISPR-associated RAMP protein Csm4, whose protein sequence is MGKYLAIKMIPKGPFREIPKATTLFGAIANAVREIYGGYETEKFIREFSEKARISSAFPYLGEEYFLPFPLNAEASLYEIFKGDISKIKETREKPYIPLDAFEKAIRLQEFTVKDIPYKRVEIPKVSLDRVSQDSSIYFWDAVVFKENGGLYFLYDGPKDFFERYIGPAMNFLGDHGIGGKGTWGYGLFVPEITEVYIDEPQGNAFVTLSPMYPRNENSLILWKVEKIGGWSWGRRKPKVPMVLEGSVIRDDPGKMIELDLGLPFKIYVNGKAFPIKAEAPRDAL, encoded by the coding sequence GTGGGCAAGTACTTAGCAATTAAGATGATTCCGAAGGGGCCCTTCAGGGAAATCCCGAAGGCCACCACACTCTTCGGAGCGATAGCCAACGCCGTAAGAGAGATCTACGGGGGTTATGAAACAGAAAAGTTCATAAGGGAGTTCAGCGAGAAAGCCAGGATTTCCTCTGCTTTTCCCTACTTGGGAGAAGAGTATTTCCTTCCTTTCCCCCTGAACGCCGAAGCAAGCCTATATGAGATCTTCAAGGGAGACATCTCAAAGATCAAGGAGACAAGAGAGAAGCCTTACATACCTTTAGACGCATTTGAGAAGGCCATAAGGCTCCAAGAGTTCACGGTGAAAGATATTCCCTACAAGAGGGTGGAGATACCAAAGGTTTCGCTGGACAGGGTTTCCCAGGACTCTTCAATTTACTTCTGGGATGCAGTCGTGTTCAAGGAAAATGGTGGTCTCTACTTCCTATATGACGGGCCAAAAGATTTCTTTGAGAGGTACATAGGGCCCGCAATGAACTTCCTGGGGGATCATGGGATTGGAGGGAAGGGAACCTGGGGCTACGGATTGTTCGTGCCGGAAATAACGGAAGTCTACATAGACGAGCCCCAGGGAAACGCCTTCGTCACTTTATCCCCGATGTACCCGAGGAATGAGAACTCGCTGATCCTGTGGAAGGTCGAGAAGATCGGGGGATGGAGCTGGGGGAGGAGGAAGCCAAAGGTGCCAATGGTTCTGGAGGGATCCGTGATCAGAGACGATCCAGGAAAGATGATCGAGCTCGATCTAGGCCTCCCGTTTAAAATTTACGTGAACGGAAAGGCCTTCCCAATTAAAGC